A region of the Gallaecimonas mangrovi genome:
CGCGGCGGCGGTACAAGGGTTAAGTGACGGCGAAAGCCTGAGCGACAGCTTTGACTACAGCATCATCGATAACGACGGCGACAGCAGCACCGCCACCTTAACCATCACCATTAACGGCAGCGATGACGGGGTGGTGATCAACGGCCTGGATGTGGACGGCGGCGAACAAAGCGTGTCTGAGGCCAACTTAAGTGATGGCTCAGCGCCCGACAGCAGCGCCCTAACCCAAAGCGGCAGCTTTAGCTTTGAGAGTGTCGATGGCCTGCAAAGCGTCAGCATCGGCGGACAAAGCTTCACCCTGGCCGAGCTGCAAGCGCTGGCGACCAGCAACGCCACCGTGAGCACCGACTACGGCACCTTAACCCTGACCGGCTTTAGTGGCGATGCCAGTGGCGGCAGTATCAGCTACAGCTACACCCTCACTGACAACGTTGATAACGACAGCCAAGCCGGTGCCAATGACAGCGGTTACACCGACAGTGTGGCGGTGGTGGTGACCGACGACGACGGCTCGAGCAGCAACGCGAGCCTGGATATCAGCATTACCGATGACGTGCCGACGGCGTATGCTGACAGCAACAGCGTGACCGAAGATGGTCCGGTGACCGCCACCGGCAATGTGTTGACTAACGACACCCAAGGGCCGATGGCATCAGCGCCGTGACCACGGTAGGCACCTTTGTTGGCAGCTACGGCACCTTAACCCTGTATAGCGACGGCAATTACAGCTATGCGCTGGATAACGACGCGGCGGCGGTACAAGGGTTAAGTGACGGCGAAAGCCTGAGCGACAGCTTTGACTACAGCATCATCGATAACGACGGCGACAGCAGCACCGCCACCTTAACCATCACCATTAACGGCAGCGATGACGGGGTGGTGATCAACGGCCTGGATGTGGACGGCGGCGAACAAAGCGTGTCTGAGGCCAACTTAAGTGATGGCTCAGCGCCGAGCAGCAGCGCCTTAACCCAAAGCGGCAGCTTTAGCTTTGAGAGTGTCGATGGCCTGCAAAGCGTCAGCATCGGCGGACAAAGCTTCACCCTGGCCGAGCTGCAAGCGCTGGCGACCAGCAACGCCACCGTGAGCACCGACTACGGCACCTTAACCCTGACCGGCTTTAGTGGCGATGCCAGTGGCGGCAGTATCAGCTACAGCTACACCCTCACTGACAACGTTGATAACGACAGCCAAGCCGGTGCCAATGACAGCGGTTACACCGACAGTGTGGCGGTGGTGGTGACCGACGACGACGGCTCGAGCAGCAACGCGAGCCTGGATATCAGCATTACCGATGACGTGCCGACGGCGTATGCTGACAGCAACAGCGTGACCGAAGATGGTCCGGTGACCGCCACCGGCAATGTGTTGACTAACGACACCCAAGGGGCCGATGGCATCAGCGCCGTGACCACGGTAGGCACCTTTGTTGGCAGCTACGGCACCTTAACCCTGTATAGCGACGGCAATTACAGCTATGCGCTGGATAACGACGCGGCGGCGGTACAAGGGTTAAGTGACGGCGAAAGCCTGAGCGACAGCTTTGACTACAGCATCATCGATAACGACGGCGACAGCAGCACCGCCACCTTAACCATCACCATTAACGGCAGCGATGACGGGGTGGTGATCAACGGCCTGGATGTGGACGGCGGCGAACAAAGCGTGTCTGAGGCCAACTTAAGTGATGGCTCAGCGCCCGACAGCAGCGCCCTAACCCAAAGCGGCAGCTTTAGCTTTGAGAGTGTCGATGGCCTGCAAAGCGTCAGCATCGGCGGACAAAGCTTCACCCTGGCCGAGCTGCAAGCGCTGGCGACCAGCAACGCCACGGTGAGCACCGACTACGGCACCTTAACCCTGACCGGCTTTAGTGGCGATGCCAGTGGCGGCAGTATCAGCTACAGCTACACCCTCACTGACAACGTTGATAACGACAGCCAAGCCGGTGCCAATGACACCGGTTACACCGACAGTGTGGCGGTGGTGGTGACCGACGACGACGGCTCGAGCAGCAATGCGAGCCTGGATATCCACATTACCGATGACGTGCCGACGGCGTATGCCGACACGGGTGATGTAGATGAGGGTGGCACCTTAACCGTGGATGCTGCCAGTGGCGTGTTAAGTAACGATCTCACCAGTGCCGACTCTGGCTTTACCTTGCAAGGTGTGGCTACTGGAAGTGATACCAGCACTGCTGTCAGTGGCAACATTGGGTCGGCGGTAGCAGGGCTTTACGGCACCCTGACGCTTAATGCTGATGGTAGCTATACCTATCAAGCGAATAGCAACGTGACATCAGCTGATGTGCAGGACGTGTTCGTTTACACCATTGTCGATGCTGATGGTGATACCTCAACCACCACCCTGACCATTAATGTTGCAGACGCTACCCTGGTTTGTGATCCGCAGAATGTGACCGTTTATGAAGCAGCATTAGCTGATGGTAGCAACCCTAGCAGTACAGCTGAAATTGCCAGCGGTACCTTAAGTGCCTCCGGTGGTGTTGGCACCCTGACCTATTCGGTTGTGGGAGATGGCCAGGGAACTTACGGCACCTTGGTTATTAATGCAGATGGTACTTACACCTATTCCTTAACTAACCCTGTCACTGTCGATAACGCTAATGACGGCACTAACCTCAAACTGGGTGTTGAAACCTTCACCTATCAAGTGACCGATGCCAATGGCAATACGGTTACCAATACCATCTCCGTGAATGTGCAAGACGATGTGCCGCAACTGACTATGGCGAGTTTTGTGGTCGACAACACTGCCGGGCTCTACACCGGGAATTGGATTGTAGAAAGCGGGGCCGATGGTTTCAGTAGCGATCTGAGTAACCTCAGCAATTCGTCACAAGGTATCAATGTCACCCTGCTTAGTGACTTGGGTGATGATGCCGATGTTAGCCGTGTTGATATTTACGACGGCAACACTTACGTCGGTGAAGAAATCACGGTGCAATACGATGGCCAAACCTTTTTTACGCTGTTAATGAAGGCTGATGGCACCTATGAATTTGATTTGGTTACCCCTAATCCCAGCACCACCGAGCAAGTCACCTTTGATGCCAATATTGGTTCTCATCGTACCGAGCTTTGGGCTGAAGAGATTCTGCTGAAAAATTCAGCCACGGCATCCCTTGATACCGACATTAAGTTCACCACGGATTCGGGTTATATCAATACCAGTACTGTAGGCCTTGGGGTTAACAGCAACTGGATTGACGCAGGGGAAAGCTTAACCGCTTCATTTTATGAAGGTGACGGCGACTCTGATGCTTCTACTCACTCTTCAACCCAACAAGCGGTTGATGAAGTCACGCTAACCTTTAATGGCAGCGGTACTGCCAATATGACTTTTGAGCTACTTGATGCCAGCGGCAACGTCATCGCCACTGTGTCCCATGTTGTGGTCAGCGGTGACGGAACAGTCACCATCAGTGCCGATGATGTTGGTATCGATGATTTCTACGGTATCAATATCATCCATGAAAGTGGTGACAAGGTTCGTTTGTCCGGTATGGAAACGTCTATTGATGTGCTGCCGAACGATCAAACCCTGGATTTTGATGTGCAGGTGATTGACGGCGATGGTGATAGCACTCACTCCAACTTCACTGTCACCATTAATGCCGAGCATGACGACAACCTCATCATTGTTGGTGACAACACCGACGATAAGGCCGGTTCCAGTACCGCCTATGTCATTGGTTCTGGGTCGGGTGAAATTGACGGGGGTACCGGTAACGACGTACTGGTGGGGGACACCGGCGGCACGTCCACCGAATTGGTAGCCGGGGAAAACTACAATATTGCCCTTATCATCGACACCTCCGGCAGTATGGACTCTGACGGCCGGATGGACTTGGCAAAAGCAGCCTTGGAAAACCTTGCCAAGCAACTAGCCACCCATACTGGCACCATCAATGTTGCTTTGATTTCATTCTCTAGCTCAGCAACAACCCAAACCTTTACTTTTGATGGCAGCCAGAACGATCAAGCCACCCTCACCAGTTTGATCAGTGCCATTAACTCATTAACCGCTAACGGTTCCACTAACTACGAAGATGCCATGGAAGAGACCTCTTCCTGGTTTAGCAGTGTCGATAGCAATGGCTATACCGACATGGCCTTCTTCCTGACCGACGGTAACCCAACTACCAATAACAGTGATCACAGCAATAGCTCTGGTGATACCTCATATGACGACCTTAATAGTGCCGTGCAGGCGGCGTCATCAATGATCAACGGGGATGTCATTTTCAATGCCATTGGTATTGGTAGTGGCGTGAATGAAGAGTATTTGCAGTTCTTCGATAATACCGACGTCACCGGCACTGGCTCGGCATCCTTCACCGGCAACCATAGTACACAAACAGTGACAGGTACTGTCGGTGACCCGCAAATCATATACACCGCTGATGAGCTTCAAGCCGCGCTTGATGAAGGCTTTAGTCAAGTGAATCCCGATTCGGTAGGGAATGACACCATTGTGGGGGATGACGGTAACGACGTTATCTTCGGCGACGTCATTAACACCGACCAGCTGGCCTGGACCGACAGCGATGGTACCCATGATGCCGGTAGCCACGATGGTGAAGGCTTACAAGCCTTAGTGGATTACCTGACTGCAGTGAATGGCCATGCTGCCACTGACGAAGAGATCTTCAACTACATCAAGTTCAACGCACAAACCCTGAGTGAAGACGGAGATACTCGCGGTGGCAACGACACGCTTTTGGGTGGCGTTGGCGACGACATGATCTTCGGTCAAGGTGGCAATGACACCATTACCGGTGGTGAAGGTGACGACTTGCTCTACGGCGGAACCGGTAATGACACCTTTGTTTGGCAGTTAGGCGAAACCGGTACTGACCACGTTGCCGACTTTACCGTGGGCGAAGATGTGCTTGATCTGTCCAGCCTGCTGGTTGGTGAGAACAGTACCAATCTCGATGACTACTTACAGATAAGCCAAGAAAGCGATGGTGCTCATATTGCCATTGATGCCGATGCCAATGGTTCAGTTGACCAAACCATTGTGCTTGATGGTGTAGACCTCAGCAGTTTAGGGAGCTCTCAACAGGCCATTGTGCAGCAACTGCTAAGTAGCGGTTCGCTGGTGGTGGACTCTGGATCAACAACAACAACTGCTGCCGCCGCACCAATGAGCGGAAGTTCAGTGAATGACGAACAGCTTCACATCGCTATTTAAGGGCTGACAATGAGTCTTCAAACTTCAGAATGGAAGGTGACTCAGGCCGAACAAGCTGATGCCCTTTTGGATGCGCTGCAATGGCTGCTTGCAAAAGAAGGTAGGGCTTTATCTGGCCAGTCCTTGGTGGCAGGGCTCCCTTTAGAAAATGGTTGTTTATCAACAGAAAGTTTCCCTCGGGCGGCGGCCCGGGGCGGCTTTGACGCAGTATTACGCCAGTTTTCTATAAAAGAGCTGTCTAACCAGTCGTTGCCGCTGTTGATACTGCTTAACAACAAAGAGTGCGCTTTATTAACCGAAGTTGGCCCTAACGAAGTTTCTTGGACAACGTTCCCGCAGCGGAACAACCACAGAGCCCCGCTTAGTGAGCTAGAAAGCCAGTATATGGGCTACTGCTTTACCCTGCATGCCTTGGGGGATTTGGGGCAAACGCAAAGCAGCGCCGATAGCGACCTTAAATTGTTTTGGCGAACACTTTGGCAGCGCCGCGGGCTCTATCGTGACGCCTTATTGGCTTCCATGCTGATTAACCTGTTTGCGCTGGTGATCCCGCTTTTCATTATGAATGTCTACGACAAGGTGGTGCCCAATCTCGCCTTTGACTCCTTGTGGGTTCTGGCCGGTGGTGCTTTGCTGGCGTTTATTTTTGACTCTACATTGCGGCTTATTCGTTCACGGCTACTGGATCTTGCAGGTCGCCAGGCCGAACAGACCTTGTCGCAGGTGCTGATGGAACGCAGCCTCGGCACGCCGCTAGTTAACCGTGCCAGTAGCCTTGGCCAGGCGATGCGGCGGTTCCAAGATTTTGAGTATCTTCGCGAATTTATTTCATCGTCGACTATAGCCTTGGTTGCTGACCTTCCCTTTGCGGTGCTGTTTTTAGTGGTTATCGGCATTATCAGTGGTCATTTGGTCATAGTGCCGCTCATTGCTGCACTGGTGCTGATAGTGGGTGCTTTATTGATGGCAAGGAGCCTCCATAAATCGGTAACACTTAACGCCCAAATCAGTGCTATTCGCCAAACGCAGTTAGCGGAAATGCTGGCGATGCCCGAGTACATTAAAGCCTGCGGTGCCGAGCATCGCTGCCAACACAGTTGGGAACAGCTGGTGGCCGCGCAATCGCAGGTGCAAAACCGCATGCGTGAATTACAACAACGGCTTTCTACCCTCTCTAATTTGATGGTGCAACTGACTATGGTTGGTGTTGTGGTGCTTGGCGTGGTGAGCCTAGCCGGTGGCTCCAGTAGCCTAGGCGCCATCATTGCCGCAGTGATGCTCGGTAGCCGCACCATAGGCCCCTTTGCGCAACTGGCGAATTTGATTGGACGCTATCAGCAGGCCAAAGTTGGGATGAATGCCCTTACCGAGGCGTTACAAGAAAAAGACGAGTTCTCCCAAACCTCTGAAGCGCTTCGCAGGCCCATTACCCGTGGCGCCTTCCAGCTGAATGGCGTTTCCTTCTCTTACCCTGGTAGTGCTATTGCAGCGGTAGACAATCTCAACCTATCGATTCGCGCTGGTGAGCGGGTTGGCATCATTGGCCGAACCGGCTGCGGCAAAACCACCTTAGCCAGATTAATGCTTGGCCTTTATCTGCCAGACAAAGGCCACCTGTTGGTTGATGGTGTGGACATTCACCAACGTCACCCGTTGGATATGCGCCGTGGTATTGGCTACTTGGCACAGGATGCCAGGCTGGTTGCCGGCACCATTCGAGACAACATCGTGTTTGGTCTGGGTGCCGTTCCCGAGGGGCAAATTTTAGATGCGGCCGAACAAGCTGGGCTTAGCGCATTTACGGATGTGGATGAAAGTGGCCTTTCGCGCAAAGTCGGTGAAGGTGGCATTGAGTTGTCCCTTGGCCAGCGCCATTTGGTTGCACTGGCAAGGGCTCTGGTACTGCGGCCGAAAGTGCTGTTGTTAGATGAACCAACGGCGAGCCTAGACCCGGCAACAGAACAAAAGGTGATGGAAAGGCTTGGGCAGATTGGTCGCGATTGCACTCTGGTGTTGGTGACTCACAAACACAGCATGCTGCAATTGGTTGACCGCCTCATTGTATTGGAGCACGGCCACTTAGTGGTTGATGGCCCTAAAGACAAAGTGCTGGCCTGGCTCAAAGAGCATGGGGGGCGCCATGAGTAGTGACAAGTGGTCATTGGATACCCAAAGCCAGTTGATGCAAACCCAGCTTCGCTACCACCGGGTGTTGCTGTGGATCTTGGGTCTGTTGATGTTGTGCTTTGTGCTTTGGGCGACGTTTTCCAAACTGGATGAAGTGGCCAGAGGTGATGGCAAAATCATCCCGTCACAACAGTTGCAGGTTGTACAAAGTGTCGACGGCGGGGTGGTTGAGGCCATCTATGTTCATGAAGGGCAGATGGTTGAAGCCGGGCAAGCGTTGCTAAGGATAAACGATGTGCGCTTTCAGTCTGATTACCGCCAAAAAGAGCGGGAGCTGGTTGGGCTAAAAAGTGCAGCGGTGCGTTTAGAAGCGGAACTTAGCAGTGTTGAGGTCAAGAACGATGAAACCTGGCCCAAACAGATTGCCATTACCGCCAGAACCCTCGATTTTCCCGAAAAATTGTCGGCCAACTACGGCGACCTGGTGCACCGGCAAACTTCTGAATATCACGACCGCCTGAACAACCTGCGTAACCAGATTGCTATGTTGTCTGAGCAAATTACCCAGCGTCAGCAAGAGCTTTCGGAACTAGACGCCAAAATTGCCCACCAACAGCAAAGCCTGAGCTTAGCGGTTAAAGAGTTAAGCCTGACCGAGCCTTTGGCTGCGCAAGGGGTGGTGTCAGAGGTGGAGATTTTAAAACTTCGCCGTCAAGTCAACGACATGCGGGGCGACTTAGCGGTAGCCAAAGCCAACCGTCCTAAAGTGATTGCCGCCAGAGAAGAGGCCATTTTCAAAAGACGCGATGCCGCGTTGGAGTTTCGCACCAAGGTTCAAGAAGATTTACGCCGCACTGAGTTGCAACTCAATTCCCAGCAAGAGTCAACGGCTGGCCTAGAAGACCGGGTTGCCCGCACGCAACTTGTCTCACCGGTAAAAGGCATTATCAAAACCCTGCATGTTAATACCGTTGGGGCGGTGGTACAGGCCGCCACGCCGGTTGTTGAAATTGTACCAATGGATGGCCAGTTGCTGGTGGAAGCGAAAGTCAGCCCGCGTGACATCGCCTTTTTACGCCCAGGACAACAGGCTGAGGTCAGGCTCAGTGCTTACGACTTCACTATTTATGGCGGCTTAAAAGGCACCTTGGATCATATCAGTGCCGATTCACTGGTCGACGATGATGGCAACGCCTATTACTTGATAAGAGTGCGTACCGACAAACCGTATTTAGAACGTAACAACAAAGAACTACCCATCATCCCTGGCATGTTGACACAAGTCGATGTGATCACCGGGGAGCACACCATACTCGATTACCTACTGAAACCAATCAAACGAGCGCAAAGCACTGCGCTACGAGAAAGATGAAGGGATACACAAATAAGAGGGGGTTGTATGAAAGGCACGTTAAGGTCGTTCACGCTTGCCATCCTAGTCAGCGGTATATCTGCACAAGGAATGGCAGCGTCGTTGGAACAAACTGTGGCGGACACTTTGCAGACGCATCCGGATCTGCGAGTGGTGTTTTCACGTTACAAAGCTTACGAAGAACAAATGAAACAAGCGCGGGGTGGCTACTACCCGCAAGTGGATTTTAACGCGGGTTACGGTTACGAAAATGCCGACAGTCCGACAACACGTTCTATTACCGGTGGCCACGATCAAGAGTTAAGAAGGGGCGAAGCATCTTTGTCTCTGCGCCAGCTGTTATTCGATGGTTTCAGGGTGTCATCCGAAGTGCACCGCCTGACCAACGAAATGCAAGCAGAGCAATATTCGTTGTTGTCGTCCGCTGAAAATACGGCGTTAGATGTATCTAAGGTTTATCTGGACGTGCTGCGTAAAAAATCCATTCTGGAACTGGCTCGACGCAACTTGGATGCTCACCAGAAAATTTTTGACAGTATTCGCCAACGTACCGAGTCCGGTGTGGGTTCCAGCTCCGACCTTTCGCAAATCAGCGGCCGTTTAGCCAGGGCGCAAGCGAATGTGATGGCGGCGGAAAATAACTATGAAGACTCGGTTGCCAGCTATATCCGCGAGGTCAATGTGCAGCCCGAAAACCTGGTTATTCCGGTTCCCGATGCTGACATGTTGCCGGTGTCATTGGATGCGGGTTTAGAGGAAGCGAAGAAAAATCACCCACTGCTTAAATCCAGCCACTTTGATGTGGAAGCAGCCATGGCTGAAAAAGAAGGTGCCAAGGCGGCTTACTATCCCAACTTTTATCTGGAAGTAGAGCAGACCGCCAACAATAACCTTGATGGTTATGAAGGGCATAACAACGATCTGACTGCCATGGTGCGGATGCGTTACAACCTCTTTGCCGGCGGCAGTACCTCTGCCCGAGTACGGGAAACCATCTACAAAATCGGTGAGGCCAAAGAAGTGCAACAGCGTGCTTGGCGAGAAGTCGCTGAGGGCCTGCGTTTATCTTGGAATGCCTTGCAAAGCCTGGGCAAACAAAAAACCTTTATTCGCCGCCATGTGGAGGCCAGTAAAGAAACCCAAGTGGCTTATCAAAAGCAATTTAACTTAGGTAAACGCACCTTGCTGGATTTGCTGGATACCGAAAATGAATTGTTTGAAGCGCGTCGCGATTACTTAAACGCCGAGTTTGATGAAACGTTGGCGCGATATCGCGTGCTCAATGCCGAAGGGTTGTTGTTGGACTCTCTGAGGGTAACTCGGCCCTCGATTTGGAACAGTGAAAAGTAAGGAGGCGCTATGAAAACCCTGATCCCGATACTGGCTGCCTTCGCTTTGGCTGCTTGTTCAATGCATGACACTGTCGATTATGACCAACCTACTGCTCAGGTTAATGACTTAACCGACCCCGATACTGATGGCGTTATCAACGCCCGCGATAAATGCGATAGCACTATCTTAGGGGCCGATATCGACAATGATGGTTGCGGCCGCAAAGCGCAAAATGTTCAACGCTTTGACCTCAAGGTGCTGTTTGCTAACGATTCAGACTACATCGACCCCCGTTATTACAGCGAAATAGGCAAAGTGGCCGAATTTATGAAGCAATACCCAGAGACCGAACTGACCTTGGAAGGGCATTGTTCCAAAACCGGTGGTGCAGCTTATAACGTAGCGCTTTCAAAAAGACGCGTTGATGCCGTAGCCAAGGTGCTGGAAAAAGAATTCAGCATTGCTCCTGGCCGCGTTACCACTGTCGGTTACGGCTTTAGTAAGCCGTTGGACACCTCTATGACGGAAGAAGCGCACCGCAAAAATCGCCGTGTCGTTGCTGAGTTATCCGGTGCTCAAAACCTGCCAGTGATGAAGTGGACTATCTATACCGTTGATCAGTGAGACGGCCACTTTGTCGTGGATGAAAAAGAGCTTTTGGCTGCTGGTGCTGCTACCCGGTCTGTTATGGGCCGGGTTGTCACAGCTCGACTTTACCCAGGCTCGCCAGTCGATAATGGATGTTTATGGTGAGAAGGCGGGTCAGCGTTTTGACCGTTGGCAGCAGCTTATAGAAAGCAATCAAAGCCGACCGGAAGCTATGCAGTTGCAGTTGGTTAACCAGTTTTTTAACCAGTTCTTTTTCATCGACGATATCAAGCTTTGGCGCCAAAACGACTATTGGGCAACGCCTTTGGAGTTTATTGGCGCCGATGGTGGCGATTGTGAAGACTTTGCTATTGCCAAGTTTTTCACCCTACTGGCGTTAGGTGTGCCGGAGCAAAAAATGCGTATTACCTATGTAAAGGCATTGTCGGTAAACCAATACCACATGGTTTTGGCGGTCTACCCCACACCGAACTCGGTGCCCTTTATCCTTGATAACCTGATCCCGGATATCCGCCGGGCTGACCAGCGTACCGACCTCTTACCTATCTACTCCTTTAACGGTAAACAACTGTGGCTTAGCAAAAGTAAAGGCAGTGGGCAGTTGGTCGGAGACAGCGGCCGCTTAAAGCGCTGGAAAGATTTGCAAGGGCGCTTTGGGGTTAACCACCTCAACAAGCCTTCTATTAAGTTGGACTAGGACTCGCCTATGACTTTGCAACGTCAGATCCTGTGGTTACTCAACATCAGCTTCCTGGTGGTCGTGCTGGTGGTGTTTTCTGTGCAGTTTAATACCTCTCGTGATTCGATTGACCGGCAGATGGAAACCGATGTGCAAAACGCTTCCACTG
Encoded here:
- a CDS encoding beta strand repeat-containing protein encodes the protein MTTVGTFVGSYGTLTLYSDGNYSYALDNDAAAVQGLSDGESLSDSFDYSIIDNDGDSSTATLTITINGSDDGVVINGLDVDGGEQSVSEANLSDGSAPSSSALTQSGSFSFESVDGLQSVSIGGQSFTLAELQALATSNATVSTDYGTLTLTGFSGDASGGSISYSYTLTDNVDNDSQAGANDSGYTDSVAVVVTDDDGSSSNASLDISITDDVPTAYADSNSVTEDGPVTATGNVLTNDTQGADGISAVTTVGTFVGSYGTLTLYSDGNYSYALDNDAAAVQGLSDGESLSDSFDYSIIDNDGDSSTATLTITINGSDDGVVINGLDVDGGEQSVSEANLSDGSAPDSSALTQSGSFSFESVDGLQSVSIGGQSFTLAELQALATSNATVSTDYGTLTLTGFSGDASGGSISYSYTLTDNVDNDSQAGANDTGYTDSVAVVVTDDDGSSSNASLDIHITDDVPTAYADTGDVDEGGTLTVDAASGVLSNDLTSADSGFTLQGVATGSDTSTAVSGNIGSAVAGLYGTLTLNADGSYTYQANSNVTSADVQDVFVYTIVDADGDTSTTTLTINVADATLVCDPQNVTVYEAALADGSNPSSTAEIASGTLSASGGVGTLTYSVVGDGQGTYGTLVINADGTYTYSLTNPVTVDNANDGTNLKLGVETFTYQVTDANGNTVTNTISVNVQDDVPQLTMASFVVDNTAGLYTGNWIVESGADGFSSDLSNLSNSSQGINVTLLSDLGDDADVSRVDIYDGNTYVGEEITVQYDGQTFFTLLMKADGTYEFDLVTPNPSTTEQVTFDANIGSHRTELWAEEILLKNSATASLDTDIKFTTDSGYINTSTVGLGVNSNWIDAGESLTASFYEGDGDSDASTHSSTQQAVDEVTLTFNGSGTANMTFELLDASGNVIATVSHVVVSGDGTVTISADDVGIDDFYGINIIHESGDKVRLSGMETSIDVLPNDQTLDFDVQVIDGDGDSTHSNFTVTINAEHDDNLIIVGDNTDDKAGSSTAYVIGSGSGEIDGGTGNDVLVGDTGGTSTELVAGENYNIALIIDTSGSMDSDGRMDLAKAALENLAKQLATHTGTINVALISFSSSATTQTFTFDGSQNDQATLTSLISAINSLTANGSTNYEDAMEETSSWFSSVDSNGYTDMAFFLTDGNPTTNNSDHSNSSGDTSYDDLNSAVQAASSMINGDVIFNAIGIGSGVNEEYLQFFDNTDVTGTGSASFTGNHSTQTVTGTVGDPQIIYTADELQAALDEGFSQVNPDSVGNDTIVGDDGNDVIFGDVINTDQLAWTDSDGTHDAGSHDGEGLQALVDYLTAVNGHAATDEEIFNYIKFNAQTLSEDGDTRGGNDTLLGGVGDDMIFGQGGNDTITGGEGDDLLYGGTGNDTFVWQLGETGTDHVADFTVGEDVLDLSSLLVGENSTNLDDYLQISQESDGAHIAIDADANGSVDQTIVLDGVDLSSLGSSQQAIVQQLLSSGSLVVDSGSTTTTAAAAPMSGSSVNDEQLHIAI
- a CDS encoding OmpA family protein, which encodes MKTLIPILAAFALAACSMHDTVDYDQPTAQVNDLTDPDTDGVINARDKCDSTILGADIDNDGCGRKAQNVQRFDLKVLFANDSDYIDPRYYSEIGKVAEFMKQYPETELTLEGHCSKTGGAAYNVALSKRRVDAVAKVLEKEFSIAPGRVTTVGYGFSKPLDTSMTEEAHRKNRRVVAELSGAQNLPVMKWTIYTVDQ
- a CDS encoding HlyD family type I secretion periplasmic adaptor subunit, whose product is MSSDKWSLDTQSQLMQTQLRYHRVLLWILGLLMLCFVLWATFSKLDEVARGDGKIIPSQQLQVVQSVDGGVVEAIYVHEGQMVEAGQALLRINDVRFQSDYRQKERELVGLKSAAVRLEAELSSVEVKNDETWPKQIAITARTLDFPEKLSANYGDLVHRQTSEYHDRLNNLRNQIAMLSEQITQRQQELSELDAKIAHQQQSLSLAVKELSLTEPLAAQGVVSEVEILKLRRQVNDMRGDLAVAKANRPKVIAAREEAIFKRRDAALEFRTKVQEDLRRTELQLNSQQESTAGLEDRVARTQLVSPVKGIIKTLHVNTVGAVVQAATPVVEIVPMDGQLLVEAKVSPRDIAFLRPGQQAEVRLSAYDFTIYGGLKGTLDHISADSLVDDDGNAYYLIRVRTDKPYLERNNKELPIIPGMLTQVDVITGEHTILDYLLKPIKRAQSTALRER
- a CDS encoding TolC family outer membrane protein encodes the protein MADTLQTHPDLRVVFSRYKAYEEQMKQARGGYYPQVDFNAGYGYENADSPTTRSITGGHDQELRRGEASLSLRQLLFDGFRVSSEVHRLTNEMQAEQYSLLSSAENTALDVSKVYLDVLRKKSILELARRNLDAHQKIFDSIRQRTESGVGSSSDLSQISGRLARAQANVMAAENNYEDSVASYIREVNVQPENLVIPVPDADMLPVSLDAGLEEAKKNHPLLKSSHFDVEAAMAEKEGAKAAYYPNFYLEVEQTANNNLDGYEGHNNDLTAMVRMRYNLFAGGSTSARVRETIYKIGEAKEVQQRAWREVAEGLRLSWNALQSLGKQKTFIRRHVEASKETQVAYQKQFNLGKRTLLDLLDTENELFEARRDYLNAEFDETLARYRVLNAEGLLLDSLRVTRPSIWNSEK
- a CDS encoding type I secretion system permease/ATPase, which gives rise to MSLQTSEWKVTQAEQADALLDALQWLLAKEGRALSGQSLVAGLPLENGCLSTESFPRAAARGGFDAVLRQFSIKELSNQSLPLLILLNNKECALLTEVGPNEVSWTTFPQRNNHRAPLSELESQYMGYCFTLHALGDLGQTQSSADSDLKLFWRTLWQRRGLYRDALLASMLINLFALVIPLFIMNVYDKVVPNLAFDSLWVLAGGALLAFIFDSTLRLIRSRLLDLAGRQAEQTLSQVLMERSLGTPLVNRASSLGQAMRRFQDFEYLREFISSSTIALVADLPFAVLFLVVIGIISGHLVIVPLIAALVLIVGALLMARSLHKSVTLNAQISAIRQTQLAEMLAMPEYIKACGAEHRCQHSWEQLVAAQSQVQNRMRELQQRLSTLSNLMVQLTMVGVVVLGVVSLAGGSSSLGAIIAAVMLGSRTIGPFAQLANLIGRYQQAKVGMNALTEALQEKDEFSQTSEALRRPITRGAFQLNGVSFSYPGSAIAAVDNLNLSIRAGERVGIIGRTGCGKTTLARLMLGLYLPDKGHLLVDGVDIHQRHPLDMRRGIGYLAQDARLVAGTIRDNIVFGLGAVPEGQILDAAEQAGLSAFTDVDESGLSRKVGEGGIELSLGQRHLVALARALVLRPKVLLLDEPTASLDPATEQKVMERLGQIGRDCTLVLVTHKHSMLQLVDRLIVLEHGHLVVDGPKDKVLAWLKEHGGRHE
- a CDS encoding VCBS domain-containing protein — translated: MTTVGTFVGSYGTLTLYSDGNYSYALDNDAAAVQGLSDGESLSDSFDYSIIDNDGDSSTATLTITINGSDDGVVINGLDVDGGEQSVSEANLSDGSAPDSSALTQSGSFSFESVDGLQSVSIGGQSFTLAELQALATSNATVSTDYGTLTLTGFSGDASGGSISYSYTLTDNVDNDSQAGANDSGYTDSVAVVVTDDDGSSSNASLDISITDDVPTAYADSNSVTEDGPVTATGNVLTNDTQGPMASAP
- a CDS encoding transglutaminase-like cysteine peptidase, with the protein product MKKSFWLLVLLPGLLWAGLSQLDFTQARQSIMDVYGEKAGQRFDRWQQLIESNQSRPEAMQLQLVNQFFNQFFFIDDIKLWRQNDYWATPLEFIGADGGDCEDFAIAKFFTLLALGVPEQKMRITYVKALSVNQYHMVLAVYPTPNSVPFILDNLIPDIRRADQRTDLLPIYSFNGKQLWLSKSKGSGQLVGDSGRLKRWKDLQGRFGVNHLNKPSIKLD